One Neorhodopirellula lusitana genomic window carries:
- a CDS encoding DUF1592 domain-containing protein, giving the protein MKTIRQRSARFLSALPIGESWGASTIVSGIVLTLMLVGTRTTVANESSDSRLPEIADWLGDHCVDCHSGGDSEAGLDLANLDFSPDAFSQLDFESSDWEKILRRLETRQMPPPGADRPDENAYAAITESLRMVLEHRAQEFPRPGRVAAIRRLTRLEYQYSIRDLLGIEIDAADYLPKDESSHGFDNITVEELSPTHLNRYLTAGQSISRAAVGGRGNGPVGVTIRQPADRSQESHVAGLPFGTRGGVIFDHHFHRSGMYEIEVKLTRDRDEKVEGLNRPHDMDVLIDRKRVHRFRVQPIKSKGDWKGNDFTHADSHLHARIAIQAGSRSVGVTFPKTSSSLNEIKRQPFDANFNRHRHPRLTPAIFQVSLVGPFERDGTIETEVARTTEEASKTEGDFGLNESVSFDELVSTASRDLIFGADFDFDTATREDATRILAGLARRAYRRPVENEDIEPLLSFFDEGLVEGGFERGIESALTAILVNPNFLFRIEAAGKELDQSIARSVAGNTTGHVGNIGDYELASRLSYFLWSSLPDDRLLDLAAEGELQQDVVLQAEVKRMLADEKSIALVDNFASQWLYLRNLGSITPDLRLFPDFDDNLRQAFAQETKLLFQDVLQNDGSVLDLISTQTTFLNERLAKHYGIRGVHGSAFRPVALSPSSRRGGILRHGSILMATSYATRTSPTIRGNWILENIFGTPAPPPPANVPNLKENTAIEVTTLRERLAAHRANPACASCHDRMDPLGFALQNYDAVGRWREFETDLAIDSSGQLPDGSDLSSVDELEAGIVARPEVFVRTLTEKLMTYALGRAVGPDDGPAVRRIVQFAADHDNTMSSIITGIALSDPFRKRTGHL; this is encoded by the coding sequence ATGAAAACAATCCGGCAACGTTCTGCGAGATTCCTTTCGGCACTACCCATCGGCGAAAGTTGGGGTGCAAGCACGATTGTTTCGGGCATTGTGCTTACGTTGATGCTAGTGGGGACACGAACCACGGTCGCGAACGAGTCAAGCGATTCGAGGTTGCCAGAGATCGCGGATTGGTTAGGTGACCACTGCGTTGATTGCCATTCCGGTGGCGATTCCGAGGCGGGACTCGATTTAGCAAACCTGGACTTCTCGCCCGATGCATTTTCGCAACTCGATTTTGAAAGCTCGGATTGGGAAAAGATCTTGCGTCGGCTGGAGACTCGCCAGATGCCACCGCCCGGTGCGGATCGTCCAGATGAAAATGCGTATGCGGCGATCACCGAATCGTTGCGAATGGTTTTGGAACATCGTGCCCAGGAGTTTCCTCGCCCGGGCAGGGTGGCGGCGATTCGCCGGCTGACGCGATTGGAGTATCAATATTCCATACGAGATTTGTTGGGCATCGAAATTGATGCTGCTGACTACTTGCCCAAAGATGAATCCAGTCACGGTTTTGACAACATCACGGTCGAGGAACTTTCGCCCACGCACTTAAACCGCTATTTGACGGCGGGGCAAAGCATCAGTCGTGCGGCGGTGGGCGGACGTGGCAACGGACCAGTGGGCGTTACCATTCGGCAACCAGCGGATCGTTCTCAAGAATCGCACGTTGCCGGTTTGCCGTTCGGCACTCGCGGTGGGGTGATCTTTGACCATCACTTTCATCGATCGGGAATGTATGAAATCGAGGTCAAGTTAACTCGTGATCGCGATGAAAAGGTCGAAGGTTTGAATCGGCCGCACGACATGGATGTTCTGATTGATCGAAAACGGGTGCATCGATTTCGGGTGCAACCGATCAAGTCGAAGGGCGACTGGAAAGGGAATGATTTCACCCACGCGGATTCCCACCTGCATGCACGCATTGCGATACAGGCGGGGAGCCGGTCGGTTGGTGTGACGTTTCCCAAAACGTCCTCATCGTTGAATGAGATTAAACGTCAACCCTTCGATGCGAACTTCAATCGGCACCGCCATCCGCGGCTCACTCCGGCAATCTTTCAGGTGTCTTTAGTCGGGCCCTTCGAAAGGGATGGGACAATTGAAACGGAAGTCGCCCGAACGACGGAGGAGGCCTCCAAAACCGAAGGCGACTTTGGGCTGAACGAATCGGTCAGCTTCGACGAATTGGTCAGCACTGCGAGTCGCGACTTAATCTTCGGTGCCGACTTTGATTTCGATACGGCCACCCGAGAGGATGCCACCCGCATCTTGGCTGGGCTGGCGAGGCGAGCCTACCGGCGACCGGTCGAGAACGAAGATATTGAACCGCTGTTGAGCTTCTTTGACGAGGGGCTGGTTGAGGGCGGATTTGAAAGAGGAATTGAATCAGCGTTGACCGCGATTTTGGTGAACCCGAACTTCTTGTTCCGAATTGAAGCGGCTGGCAAAGAGTTAGATCAAAGCATTGCCCGCAGCGTTGCGGGTAACACCACGGGGCACGTCGGAAATATTGGCGATTACGAACTCGCGTCGCGGCTTTCGTATTTTTTATGGAGCAGTCTGCCGGATGATCGCCTGCTTGATTTGGCGGCCGAGGGCGAGTTGCAGCAAGACGTAGTGTTACAGGCTGAAGTGAAGCGGATGTTGGCGGACGAGAAATCGATTGCGTTGGTCGACAACTTTGCATCTCAGTGGCTGTACCTTCGTAACCTCGGATCGATCACGCCGGACCTGCGTTTGTTCCCTGATTTTGATGACAACTTGCGTCAGGCGTTTGCTCAAGAAACCAAGCTGCTGTTTCAAGACGTGCTGCAAAACGATGGCAGTGTGTTGGATTTGATCTCAACCCAAACCACGTTTTTGAATGAGCGGCTGGCGAAGCACTACGGCATTCGCGGCGTTCATGGCAGTGCGTTTCGCCCCGTCGCGTTATCGCCCTCGAGCCGTCGTGGTGGGATCTTGCGGCACGGCAGTATCTTGATGGCGACGTCCTATGCGACACGCACCTCGCCAACGATTCGCGGCAATTGGATCCTCGAGAATATCTTTGGAACTCCCGCTCCACCGCCGCCGGCGAACGTTCCCAATCTGAAAGAAAATACAGCCATCGAAGTCACAACGCTGCGTGAGCGTTTGGCCGCCCACCGGGCCAACCCGGCTTGTGCGAGCTGCCATGATCGCATGGACCCGCTTGGCTTTGCGTTGCAAAACTACGACGCGGTTGGTCGTTGGCGTGAATTCGAAACGGACTTGGCGATTGATTCCAGTGGTCAGCTACCTGATGGTTCCGATTTGAGTTCGGTCGATGAACTCGAGGCCGGAATCGTTGCTCGCCCCGAAGTGTTCGTACGAACGTTGACGGAAAAGCTGATGACGTACGCACTGGGTCGGGCAGTGGGCCCCGATGACGGTCCGGCAGTTCGGCGGATCGTTCAATTTGCCGCCGACCACGACAACACAATGTCTTCCATCATTACCGGGATTGCGCTGAGTGATCCCTTTCGCAAACGGACAGGGCACTTATGA
- a CDS encoding DUF1559 domain-containing protein — protein sequence MRRSGFTLVELLVVIAIIGVLVGLLLPAVQAAREAARRMSCSNNFKQIGLAVHNYHSAFNQLPQQGCGSAETSFSPANASQSTARLYLSWLVAITPFVEQQAIWENISTGVDSDGTTFQPMGPQPWDQSFTPWMTDIPAFRCPSDPGFGLPANGRSNYGACIGDHMRLTNSGGRNERGFYEGPDDSDAGMGGTNLTDDTSAAVEARGTNRGMFWMRHSTRFRDVLDGLSNTIMCGEIATSLGANEVNANVAHLTGDGLISASDWSVQVCLDRVDPTRPKFFRSGTQCSNSAGKSARGFVWGDGRLLYTSVQTILPPNKPSCVRNRDKGQGLSTVGSRHQGGAHVCMGDGAIRFITDSIEAGDPNTRPQVGRASPFGLWGALGTRAMKETIEEF from the coding sequence ATGAGAAGATCCGGTTTCACGTTGGTTGAATTGCTAGTGGTGATTGCGATCATTGGTGTTTTGGTAGGGCTGTTGTTGCCCGCGGTCCAAGCCGCACGGGAAGCCGCCCGCCGAATGAGCTGTAGCAATAATTTCAAGCAAATTGGCTTGGCGGTGCATAACTACCATTCGGCTTTCAACCAATTGCCGCAACAGGGTTGTGGTTCGGCCGAAACCTCATTTTCGCCAGCCAATGCCAGTCAATCGACCGCTCGGCTCTACTTGAGTTGGTTGGTGGCCATCACGCCGTTTGTTGAGCAACAAGCGATTTGGGAGAACATCTCCACAGGCGTTGATTCGGATGGGACAACCTTTCAGCCTATGGGGCCCCAGCCTTGGGATCAGTCCTTCACCCCATGGATGACCGACATCCCCGCGTTCCGGTGCCCGAGTGATCCAGGATTCGGATTGCCCGCCAATGGACGTAGCAACTACGGCGCATGCATTGGCGATCACATGCGACTAACTAACAGTGGCGGCCGCAACGAACGTGGGTTCTATGAAGGGCCAGACGATTCCGATGCGGGAATGGGCGGCACCAACCTTACCGACGACACGTCGGCGGCTGTGGAAGCTCGTGGAACGAACCGCGGTATGTTCTGGATGCGGCACTCGACTCGATTCCGCGACGTACTGGATGGACTTTCCAATACAATTATGTGTGGCGAGATTGCGACCAGTCTCGGCGCAAACGAAGTGAATGCAAACGTGGCCCACCTGACCGGTGACGGATTGATCAGCGCATCGGACTGGAGCGTACAGGTTTGTTTGGATCGGGTTGATCCGACTCGTCCGAAGTTCTTTCGATCGGGAACCCAGTGTTCCAACAGCGCGGGCAAGTCGGCTCGTGGCTTTGTTTGGGGCGATGGGCGATTGTTGTACACTTCGGTTCAAACAATCTTGCCCCCCAACAAACCGTCATGTGTCCGTAATCGCGACAAGGGCCAAGGGCTATCCACCGTCGGCAGTCGCCACCAAGGCGGAGCTCATGTTTGCATGGGGGATGGTGCGATTCGGTTTATCACCGACTCGATCGAGGCTGGCGATCCCAACACGCGACCCCAGGTCGGCCGAGCAAGCCCGTTCGGCTTGTGGGGAGCTTTGGGCACGCGAGCAATGAAAGAGACGATCGAAGAGTTTTAG
- a CDS encoding MlaD family protein: MSELDSIPLAERSQPRRPSGKKTTVVSRMWWVAAVCLVLAIGLTWASLDSPGRTITIRFDQGHGLAPGDLIRHRGIEIGTVQEVRLLPDLAGIEVIGELQQHADRVAREGSRFWIVHPQLNFDGVSGLDTAIGAKYVRVLPGDGPGVQSTFDGMSIAPPEGAEQGGIEMVLRGEDRYGLSVGSPVTFRGIEVGRVLTSHLSPDAKHVDTTIQILSPHQHLVSQRTKFWKTSGIDIAVSLKGLEFSAQSLATVLRGGVAFATPGPYQADASTRDPIDNGTVFELHERADPAWLDSQAAINVLRYPIPPTVEVRAKWNEKQFGFTRARSSSTLGLVLQAGTGSVLVLPRDSIASRATAIDDSFAMQARLGDQFESLDTSSLPTDTASADLIGDSSLLVRLPLDPKGIGGYRMLEVPDKRLRRPGKVEDCFVVRASQTNVSAGAESATLLEMIGAEDLVEEPGYWKSRSSTLSKDIWHGAPVLSAKDEKCIGMLIVGPGDVRIATW; the protein is encoded by the coding sequence ATGAGTGAACTCGATTCGATTCCCTTGGCCGAGCGATCACAGCCTCGACGTCCGAGTGGCAAGAAAACGACGGTAGTGTCGCGGATGTGGTGGGTCGCTGCAGTTTGTCTGGTGCTGGCGATCGGATTGACCTGGGCGTCGCTGGATTCTCCCGGACGAACGATCACAATTCGATTTGACCAGGGGCATGGTTTGGCTCCTGGCGATTTGATCCGGCACCGTGGTATCGAAATTGGCACGGTTCAAGAGGTTCGGTTGCTGCCCGATTTGGCGGGAATTGAAGTGATTGGCGAACTTCAGCAGCATGCCGACCGCGTCGCACGCGAAGGTTCACGGTTTTGGATCGTTCACCCTCAACTGAACTTTGACGGCGTGAGCGGATTGGATACTGCGATCGGTGCCAAGTACGTGCGGGTGTTGCCTGGCGATGGTCCCGGGGTGCAAAGCACGTTCGATGGAATGTCGATCGCGCCGCCCGAAGGTGCCGAACAGGGCGGCATTGAAATGGTGTTGCGAGGCGAAGATCGGTACGGGCTTTCGGTCGGATCGCCGGTCACCTTCCGCGGTATCGAAGTGGGACGTGTGCTGACAAGTCATCTTTCCCCGGATGCCAAACATGTTGACACCACTATTCAAATCCTCTCGCCGCACCAGCACTTGGTATCGCAGCGGACGAAGTTCTGGAAAACCAGCGGCATTGATATCGCGGTCAGCTTGAAGGGATTGGAGTTTTCGGCGCAGTCGCTGGCAACGGTGCTGCGGGGCGGCGTGGCATTCGCGACCCCAGGCCCCTATCAAGCCGACGCATCGACGCGAGATCCAATCGATAACGGGACGGTTTTCGAGTTGCATGAACGGGCCGATCCAGCGTGGCTCGACTCGCAAGCGGCGATTAACGTCTTGCGATATCCGATCCCGCCGACGGTGGAGGTTCGAGCCAAATGGAATGAGAAACAATTCGGCTTTACCCGGGCCCGTTCCTCATCAACGCTCGGTTTGGTGTTACAAGCGGGCACCGGTTCTGTTTTGGTTTTACCGCGAGATTCGATTGCGTCACGCGCAACGGCAATCGACGATTCGTTTGCGATGCAGGCTCGGTTGGGTGATCAGTTCGAAAGTTTGGACACGAGTTCGTTACCAACGGACACAGCTAGCGCTGATTTGATAGGCGACTCTTCCTTGCTGGTCCGTTTGCCGCTGGATCCGAAGGGCATTGGTGGTTACCGAATGCTGGAAGTGCCTGACAAGCGACTTCGAAGGCCAGGAAAAGTCGAGGATTGTTTTGTGGTCCGGGCCTCTCAGACGAATGTCTCTGCTGGTGCGGAATCAGCAACGTTGTTGGAGATGATCGGAGCGGAAGACCTGGTGGAAGAGCCGGGCTATTGGAAAAGCCGCTCATCGACACTGAGCAAAGACATCTGGCATGGTGCTCCCGTGCTTTCGGCCAAAGATGAAAAGTGCATCGGGATGCTGATCGTTGGCCCGGGCGATGTGCGGATTGCCACGTGGTAA
- a CDS encoding ankyrin repeat domain-containing protein, with amino-acid sequence MRMRLMCLVLLTWFGSVAAQSNLPDLAEQERWNELFERLDTVENDSELSQADGATALHWAAFHGQADAIEKLVRSGADVNATNDYQVSPLSLACEYGNTEAVVALLTAGADPNASRLGKETPLMFAALADDAAAVRHLIQHGAKIDVTEVRQQTALMWAASAGNVDAVDALIRAGADIDSRLPRSDFSAFMFAARNGQTDVVMRLLDAGVDVNATMQPKQTNGRNPRKGMSALLLAVESGHLELALKLIQQGADPNDQRSGFAPLHAITWVRRTELGDAAEGDPAPRITGSFHSIAFVREIVKAGADVNLQLTSGKSRGQRLNPKGATPFLLAARGADLPLMKLLLELGADPTLPNADGTTALMVAAGVGVIAVGEEPGTPEEVDTAIEMLFDLGLDPNAVDRNRETAMHGAALRTFPTTVRTLARLGADPAIWNQRNKRGWTPHAIAHGKRPGSVKPSPETIEALDAAMAPATLP; translated from the coding sequence ATGCGAATGCGATTGATGTGCCTTGTGCTGCTGACTTGGTTTGGATCGGTGGCGGCACAATCCAATTTGCCCGATCTTGCCGAACAAGAGCGATGGAACGAGCTGTTCGAGCGGCTTGACACCGTTGAAAACGATTCCGAACTGTCACAAGCCGATGGTGCAACGGCGCTGCATTGGGCCGCGTTCCATGGTCAGGCGGATGCGATCGAGAAGTTGGTTCGCAGCGGAGCCGACGTCAACGCGACCAACGATTACCAAGTCAGTCCACTGAGTCTGGCGTGTGAGTACGGCAATACGGAGGCGGTGGTCGCATTGTTGACCGCGGGTGCGGATCCCAATGCATCCCGACTTGGCAAAGAGACCCCGTTGATGTTCGCTGCGTTAGCCGATGATGCGGCGGCCGTCAGGCACCTGATTCAACACGGTGCCAAAATCGATGTCACGGAAGTGCGGCAGCAAACGGCGTTGATGTGGGCAGCATCCGCTGGCAACGTTGACGCTGTCGACGCACTCATCCGAGCGGGCGCCGACATCGATTCACGTTTGCCGCGGTCCGATTTTTCTGCGTTCATGTTCGCCGCCCGCAACGGACAAACGGACGTGGTGATGCGATTGCTTGACGCGGGCGTGGACGTCAACGCGACCATGCAACCGAAGCAGACGAACGGCAGGAACCCGCGTAAGGGGATGTCGGCGTTGTTATTGGCCGTCGAAAGTGGGCACTTGGAGCTCGCTTTAAAACTGATCCAGCAAGGTGCCGATCCGAACGACCAACGCAGTGGTTTTGCTCCCCTGCACGCGATCACCTGGGTGCGTCGGACGGAGTTGGGCGATGCAGCCGAAGGGGATCCCGCACCACGAATCACTGGATCGTTTCATTCGATCGCCTTCGTTCGTGAAATCGTGAAGGCCGGCGCGGATGTCAATCTGCAACTGACGTCGGGGAAGTCGCGAGGCCAACGATTGAATCCCAAGGGGGCGACTCCATTTTTGCTGGCGGCTCGCGGCGCGGACTTGCCGTTGATGAAGTTGCTCTTGGAACTCGGTGCCGATCCCACCCTTCCCAATGCTGACGGGACCACTGCCTTGATGGTGGCGGCTGGCGTGGGTGTGATCGCGGTGGGTGAGGAACCCGGCACGCCGGAGGAAGTCGACACCGCGATTGAAATGTTGTTTGATTTGGGGTTGGATCCCAACGCCGTCGATCGAAATCGTGAAACGGCGATGCATGGTGCCGCGCTAAGAACGTTTCCGACCACCGTTCGCACTCTGGCCCGTTTGGGAGCGGATCCTGCGATTTGGAATCAACGCAACAAGCGAGGCTGGACGCCTCACGCCATTGCCCATGGAAAACGCCCGGGCAGCGTGAAGCCGTCCCCGGAAACCATCGAAGCACTCGATGCTGCGATGGCTCCCGCGACGCTGCCGTGA
- a CDS encoding prenyltransferase/squalene oxidase repeat-containing protein produces MPRSSIDRRQFIHRCAAAGSLALASSTARAESSRSALRSNAKWESSITRGLDWLAGQQSSRGQWNTTVYPTAMAALSGTAMIASGSTTTQGPYARQIARAADFIISKSRGNGLIGDPQTDSRYTYGHGFSMLFLSQVLGEEGLLDRREELVDVLSRAVQFSGNAQTAAGGWGYVSAKEGNDFDEGSTTITQVQGLRGCRNAGIPVSSEVIEKAKDYIYRCKNPDGGISYSSRQTGSSRPAITAAALAALYNAGDYDSEHVPEMLKYSKSTLHDISDSTAAFGHWHYTYLYYSQVVYRQGDELWLPFRDRLYDRIAAEQEPDGSWEGQIHPVYVTACNLTMLQFDRGFLPIYQR; encoded by the coding sequence ATGCCTCGTTCTTCCATCGACCGCCGGCAATTCATCCACCGTTGTGCTGCGGCGGGAAGCTTGGCGTTGGCATCTTCAACCGCGCGAGCGGAAAGCTCCCGTTCCGCCCTGCGGTCCAATGCCAAATGGGAAAGCTCCATCACGCGCGGCCTCGATTGGCTAGCCGGCCAACAGTCCTCCCGCGGGCAGTGGAATACAACTGTCTATCCCACTGCGATGGCAGCGTTGTCGGGAACGGCCATGATCGCCAGCGGCAGCACAACAACCCAGGGACCGTACGCACGTCAAATTGCCAGAGCGGCTGATTTCATCATCAGCAAGTCTCGCGGCAACGGCCTGATCGGCGACCCGCAAACCGATTCCCGGTACACCTACGGGCACGGCTTTTCGATGCTGTTCCTGTCCCAGGTCCTCGGCGAAGAAGGCCTGCTCGATCGGCGGGAAGAACTGGTCGATGTTCTGTCTCGAGCCGTTCAGTTCAGCGGCAACGCCCAAACAGCGGCCGGTGGCTGGGGCTATGTGTCCGCCAAAGAAGGCAACGACTTCGACGAAGGCAGCACCACAATCACCCAGGTCCAAGGTCTTCGCGGTTGCCGCAACGCAGGCATCCCTGTTAGCAGCGAGGTGATCGAGAAAGCCAAGGATTACATCTATCGGTGCAAGAACCCCGATGGCGGCATCAGCTACAGCAGTCGTCAAACCGGCAGCAGCCGCCCAGCCATCACAGCGGCGGCACTCGCGGCCTTGTACAACGCAGGCGACTACGACAGCGAACACGTTCCAGAGATGCTGAAGTACAGCAAGAGTACGCTGCACGACATCAGTGATTCGACCGCAGCGTTCGGGCACTGGCATTACACGTACCTGTACTACAGCCAAGTGGTGTATCGCCAAGGCGACGAATTGTGGCTCCCCTTCCGAGACCGACTGTACGACCGGATCGCGGCCGAACAGGAACCCGACGGATCTTGGGAAGGCCAGATTCATCCGGTCTATGTCACCGCATGCAATCTAACGATGCTGCAATTCGACCGCGGCTTCCTGCCGATCTATCAACGTTAA
- a CDS encoding DUF1552 domain-containing protein, whose amino-acid sequence MRRMSLSRRTLLRGTGTAIALPLLDAMIPAMTASAATAAAPEKLKRLGYIYVPMGYSPQQWTPQGDTLDQLPSSLQPLEAVKDQLTVITNTDLKNAYPGSHATSNSTFLSAARAKRTESSDYRSGTTVDQIAARHIGQNSQLPSLELSMDLLSTVGQCDNGYACVYQNSLSWASPTQPLPSEAHPRLVFESLFGEGGTPEQMAQARRKRSSLLDLVTQEIQRIKKRVGASDRNKIDGYLDSIREVERRIQLAESNASDNPLPDLDRPVGVPASYAEHAKLMFDLQRLAFQGDITRVVSFQLAREASTRTYPEIGVPDPHHPISHHGHDPKKLEKLAKINQYHVSLFADFLKSLADTPEGNGTLLDHTLYMYGSGMGDSDAHDHTDLPILVAGGAAGGMKGGRHLAFNETTPLSNVHLTLLNQVGVPLETFADSTGTIDHLFDPVTLN is encoded by the coding sequence ATGAGACGCATGTCACTTTCTCGCCGGACGTTGCTCCGCGGAACCGGTACCGCGATCGCATTGCCGCTATTGGATGCGATGATCCCCGCGATGACGGCGTCGGCCGCCACTGCCGCCGCCCCAGAGAAGCTAAAGCGGCTTGGTTATATCTACGTTCCGATGGGCTACAGTCCTCAACAGTGGACACCCCAGGGCGATACGCTCGATCAATTGCCGTCCAGCTTGCAGCCGCTCGAAGCGGTGAAAGATCAACTGACGGTGATCACCAATACGGATTTGAAGAACGCCTACCCCGGCTCACATGCCACGTCGAACTCGACATTCTTGAGTGCGGCTCGTGCCAAACGCACCGAGAGCAGTGACTACCGCAGTGGCACAACAGTTGATCAAATCGCGGCTCGACACATTGGCCAAAATTCTCAGTTGCCGTCGCTGGAACTATCGATGGATTTGTTGTCCACGGTCGGTCAGTGCGACAACGGTTACGCTTGCGTGTATCAAAACAGCTTGTCTTGGGCATCGCCGACGCAGCCGTTGCCCTCGGAAGCTCATCCGCGATTGGTGTTTGAAAGTTTGTTCGGGGAAGGGGGCACTCCGGAACAGATGGCACAGGCACGACGCAAGCGTTCGAGTTTGTTGGATTTGGTCACGCAAGAAATTCAACGTATCAAGAAACGTGTGGGTGCCAGCGACCGCAATAAGATTGACGGATACCTCGATAGTATTCGTGAAGTGGAGCGGCGGATTCAATTGGCGGAGTCAAACGCGAGTGACAACCCGCTGCCCGATTTGGATCGACCGGTTGGGGTTCCGGCGTCATATGCAGAGCACGCTAAGTTGATGTTTGACCTGCAACGGCTGGCATTCCAAGGCGACATCACTCGCGTGGTTTCATTTCAGCTTGCTCGGGAAGCCAGTACACGGACGTATCCGGAAATCGGTGTACCGGACCCGCACCATCCGATTTCTCACCACGGGCATGATCCGAAGAAGCTCGAAAAGCTGGCCAAGATCAACCAGTACCATGTTTCGTTGTTCGCTGATTTTCTGAAGAGTTTGGCGGACACGCCTGAGGGCAATGGCACTTTGCTGGATCACACGCTGTACATGTATGGCAGCGGCATGGGCGACTCCGATGCGCACGACCATACCGATTTGCCGATTTTGGTCGCGGGCGGTGCAGCTGGTGGTATGAAGGGCGGACGGCACCTTGCGTTCAATGAAACGACGCCGTTGTCGAACGTTCACCTGACCTTGTTGAATCAGGTTGGTGTTCCGCTCGAAACGTTTGCTGACAGCACTGGCACGATCGATCATCTCTTTGATCCGGTCACGCTGAATTGA
- a CDS encoding Gfo/Idh/MocA family protein — protein MKPSSNEITRPIQRRSFLGGIAAGIATAATPLRVHASASNDEVRIAILGAGGKGSQLASYFAKASGAKVVMVADPDFQRAEKTAALYQAKAVKDLRKALDSPDVDAVVIATCDHWHCLAAIWALEAGKDVYVEKPLGHNQWEGRQVVRAAAKHGQIVQLGTQQRSDPMQSQIREFLHQEKALGDIQYVQANRLGLRGPVGKRTSPLPFPKDVDQELWFGPAAIQPIYRNQLQYDWHWDWNTGTGEMGNWGVHILDDVRNVAYQDSQDLPDRITVGGGRVGWNDAGQTPNVHFALLETKTFPTMIALSNLPTRPKEKSAWAINTASSPDAWPPNAPGSGYVIACEGGFFLGQRGNGQAVDHDGKVIRKFHVDANMITLHVENFIAAVQERDSSILNAPIENGHFSTGWCNLANVAFRAGGAFSQEELTSQAEVPEWNRLVNGMTSHLTEYGVDAKALKSCPTLAHDANTETFTGANSNEANRFLRREYRHGYEIKST, from the coding sequence ATGAAACCGTCTTCAAATGAAATCACCCGTCCGATCCAGCGTCGCTCGTTCCTTGGTGGCATCGCCGCCGGAATAGCGACCGCCGCGACCCCTCTTCGAGTCCACGCTTCGGCCTCTAACGACGAAGTTCGCATCGCGATCCTCGGCGCCGGAGGGAAGGGAAGTCAGCTGGCTTCCTACTTCGCCAAAGCTAGTGGGGCGAAAGTTGTGATGGTTGCGGATCCCGATTTTCAGCGTGCTGAAAAAACGGCCGCCCTTTATCAAGCCAAGGCGGTAAAGGATCTACGCAAAGCGTTGGACTCGCCCGACGTCGACGCGGTCGTGATCGCGACGTGCGACCATTGGCATTGCTTGGCAGCGATCTGGGCTCTGGAGGCGGGCAAAGACGTGTATGTTGAAAAACCACTGGGACACAATCAGTGGGAAGGCCGCCAAGTCGTCCGTGCCGCTGCCAAGCATGGCCAGATCGTGCAACTCGGGACGCAACAACGCAGCGATCCAATGCAGTCCCAAATTCGCGAGTTCCTGCACCAGGAAAAAGCACTGGGCGATATCCAGTACGTCCAAGCAAACCGCCTAGGACTACGCGGCCCGGTGGGAAAACGAACCTCGCCGCTTCCCTTCCCCAAAGACGTCGACCAAGAGCTGTGGTTTGGCCCTGCGGCGATCCAGCCCATCTATCGCAATCAATTACAATACGATTGGCACTGGGATTGGAACACGGGCACAGGCGAAATGGGCAACTGGGGAGTCCACATCCTCGACGATGTCCGAAACGTGGCCTACCAAGACAGCCAAGACTTGCCGGACCGCATCACTGTTGGCGGTGGCCGAGTGGGCTGGAACGACGCGGGTCAAACACCCAACGTGCACTTTGCATTGTTGGAAACCAAGACATTCCCAACGATGATCGCCCTTAGCAATCTTCCCACCCGTCCCAAGGAAAAATCGGCCTGGGCAATCAACACCGCTTCCTCACCGGACGCTTGGCCCCCAAACGCACCCGGCAGCGGCTACGTCATCGCTTGCGAGGGCGGCTTCTTCTTGGGGCAACGCGGCAACGGTCAGGCCGTGGATCATGATGGCAAGGTGATCCGAAAGTTCCATGTTGATGCGAACATGATTACGCTGCACGTCGAAAACTTCATCGCAGCGGTCCAAGAGCGAGATTCCTCTATCCTGAATGCGCCGATCGAAAACGGACACTTTAGTACCGGTTGGTGCAATCTTGCCAACGTTGCATTTCGTGCCGGCGGAGCTTTTTCACAGGAAGAGCTTACCTCACAAGCCGAGGTTCCCGAGTGGAATCGCTTGGTCAACGGGATGACGTCACATCTAACGGAGTACGGTGTCGATGCAAAAGCGTTGAAGTCATGCCCGACGCTGGCGCATGACGCCAACACCGAAACCTTCACCGGCGCGAACTCCAACGAAGCGAATCGTTTCCTGCGCCGTGAATACCGCCATGGCTACGAGATCAAATCAACGTAG